In Oceanivirga salmonicida, the DNA window ATGGAATGAAAACTATAAAATTTGCAAGTGATATTGATGAAGCAGAAGCAAAAATGATACTTGAAAAATTAAAGAGAAATCATAATTTTAGAGAATTTAATTTTAAAATAGTTACAAGTTATTAAAATTTAAAAGGGGGATAGTTTATTATGGAAGCAGAATTTGCAGGTAGAGCAATAATTAGGGAATTTGATGACATTTTAGAAATTAAAATACCATCAAAAAAAAGTATATTTGCAATAATATTTCTTTGTGTGTGGTTAATTGGTTGGTTTTTGGGGGAAACTTTTGCATTGAGTACAATATTTTTTAATAGTGATATTGATTCATTTGATAAAATTTTTGTGTCAGTATGGGTAATTGCATGGACATTTGGGGGCTTATTTGCTTTTGGAATTTTAAATTGGTTTTTATTTGGGTATGAACTAATTATTGTTGAAAATGGTAATTTAAAAATTTCAAAAAAAATATGGTTTATAAATTTAAAAAAAGAATATGAAATAAGAGAAATAAAAGATATATCTGTTGTTAGAAACTTTTCTTCACCAGCTGCATATTATAATATTCATACTATTACAAGTCAATTTGGAAGAATTAAATTTGATTATGGTATGAAAACTATAAAATTTGCAATTAATATTGATGAAGCAGAAGCTAAAATGATACTTGAGAAGTTAAAAAGAAATCATAATTTTAGAGAATTTAATTTTAATATAATGGGAGAAAATAAATGAAAGTAAATTTTAAATATTTTGATTTTCTCAAAAATTATATAACATTTTTTATTTATAATTTTGAAGTTATTTAAGATAAAGTTAATATATAAGTATTTTATCCTGAACTATTTAGAATGATTATGTGGAATTGATATTTTAAAGAACATAGTAATTTCAAAAGTGAAAAAATGAATAGAGAATGATTTAAGACCAGAATACAATATGAATAATCATTAAGAAAGAGGGAATTAAGTATGAAATTATGGATGTCATCAGAATATAGTGTAGGTATAGGAGATAAGTTAAGATTAGCAAGAAATTATGTAGAAAAAGTAATAAATGAAAAAATAAATAAAAAAAAATATATGTTAGAAGAATACTTAGAAGGATGGGATTGTATTTCTATAATAATGAACATGAAAAATCATGAATATATAGAAAGAACAATTTATTCGAAAAAGAAAAAAGATATGGATTTTAGATTACAAATAGATTATGAAGAATTTGATAATACAGATGATTTAGGAAGACAAAGATTAATATATGAAATGTTAGATAGAAGTTTAGATATATTATTAGAGAAAAAGAAATTACCATTAGATGCAATAGAAGAATTAAGAGCCGATGTAAAGGAAGTAGCCAAAGAGCAAGGGTGGATTTAAAAAATAATATATGAATTAAGATATTAAAATTTAACTTTATATAAGTATTTATTAAAGGCTTGAAAAAAATGGTAATATATCTATTATTAAAATGTTTTTTGAAAGCAAAATATTAAAAGAACATGTACTAATAGCACAAAAGTGAAAATATTAAGGTATGTGTTCTTTTGCTTAATTACTTAAGATAGGTATACTCTATAATAAAAAATTTTTATGTTATCATTTAAATTAAATAGTACCTAAATTTTAAAATAACATACAATAAAATGATTTATATAAAAAAATAGGAGAAAAAAATGAGTCAAATGTATTATTATGCACTAAAAGAAGATTATATAGAAGCAATAAAACAATATGAAAAAAAAGTTGGAGGATTAAAATATGTTTTATATGGACACCAATATAGCCTTGAACCAGTAGTATACAATTCAATTGAAGAGATTCCTGGCATAGGAACAAGATGGTATGGATATAAAGAAGGTTTGGGTGAAGGTGGAAGAATGTATGGAATATTTTTTAAAGATAACGATATATCTATGAGAAAAATAGATTTATACAATGGAGAAACAAAATATTGTTTAGCTAATTTACAAGATTGCGTATTATTCTATAATGAAGGTGGTATAGATTTAGTAGAAAAAGATGTTGTAAGAAAATCATATATAACAGATGTATATCCTAAAAAGCATGCAAAGAAATTATTTGCAGGCTTAAAAAGAGCCTTTTTAAAAAATATGCAACAATTATTTAAGGGACAATCAGTTTATATAGGAAATAGTTTAATAAAAAACAAAGGTAAATATATAATAACGGATTATAGAAAAGATGCAGTAGAATATCATATAGATATATCACATTTAGAAGTTAAGTAATAAAACATAGTTCTAATTTTATCATAATGAAAAGGTTAAATCATTTATATACAAATAGAAGTAGAAAATATGATAAATAAAGAAAGGATTTTTATGAAAATAAATGATATAAAAATGGCGGCAAAGTATGGAACATGGGAAGATTTTATAAAATATTTTGATAAAGAAGACTTGCCAGAAGAGATATTATTTTTAGCATTTTACAATGAAAATAGAGAAGAAGGATTTAAAATGTTTAAAACAATTTTAGAGGCAAGAAAAATAGATTTGAATTATTGTCATAACAAAAGTAGTATTATGCATATTATATGTAATTACCCATATTATGAATTTTTAGAAGAAATACTTAAATATGATGTAGATATTAATATAAGAAATAAGTATGGAAATATTCCTTTACATAATGCTGCTTCTAATTTTAAAAATGAAGATAGAAGTATAAATTTAGAAAAAATTAAAATTTTATTAGATGCAGGATCAGATGTAGACAATGTAAATAAATTTGGAAAAACATTATTTGATTATAAAGATATATATGGAGAAGAATTTTATAATTTAGTTTATTCATATTCCAAAAAAAGTGGAAAAAATAAAGCTAAAAAAAGAGAAGTAATTGTTAATTTAAATAAAGAAACTAAAATAAATAATATTTTTGAGGCAGCAGAAAGAGGGTCATTTGAAAAATTTTTAGAATATTTTAATAAAGATAATATACCAAACGATATATTAATCTATGCTTTAAACAATCTGAATAAAAAAGAAGGATTAAAAATATTTAAATTTTTATTAGAAACTAATAAAATTAATTTGGATTATCTTATAAATGATAAAAAACCAATTATATATTATATTATTGTTAGAAAAGAATATAAATTTTATGATGAAATTATAAAAT includes these proteins:
- a CDS encoding Imm44 family immunity protein; translated protein: MKLWMSSEYSVGIGDKLRLARNYVEKVINEKINKKKYMLEEYLEGWDCISIIMNMKNHEYIERTIYSKKKKDMDFRLQIDYEEFDNTDDLGRQRLIYEMLDRSLDILLEKKKLPLDAIEELRADVKEVAKEQGWI
- a CDS encoding ankyrin repeat domain-containing protein encodes the protein MKINDIKMAAKYGTWEDFIKYFDKEDLPEEILFLAFYNENREEGFKMFKTILEARKIDLNYCHNKSSIMHIICNYPYYEFLEEILKYDVDINIRNKYGNIPLHNAASNFKNEDRSINLEKIKILLDAGSDVDNVNKFGKTLFDYKDIYGEEFYNLVYSYSKKSGKNKAKKREVIVNLNKETKINNIFEAAERGSFEKFLEYFNKDNIPNDILIYALNNLNKKEGLKIFKFLLETNKINLDYLINDKKPIIYYIIVRKEYKFYDEIIKYDFDVNWRNYLGNTLLLFAILNFVNKDKSVKYEKIKILLDKGADVDYKNSFGLNYIMVLKRDMEIFSEDKNSIYYKNAIKLYELLLPYSKQKD